One Branchiostoma floridae strain S238N-H82 chromosome 1, Bfl_VNyyK, whole genome shotgun sequence genomic region harbors:
- the LOC118410486 gene encoding uncharacterized protein LOC118410486 encodes MSHVFSVHVPGGYLVVRHLYKVPGRSCVEQIISGFRAVTRFNLQSSHRATRTPPDKDNTERSMLYKMSGRLSPSIVLCLLAMVCVVSSGRVDTEFECLMKCLGCSQMFETSKWNGLACKLACANTPYNFNGNGIDAFCTNFVEP; translated from the exons ATGTCACAtgttttttctgtgcacgtgcCCGGAGGGTATCTGGTGGTACGTCACCTCTATAAAGTTCCGGGGCGCTCCTGTGTAGAACAGATCATCAGTGGTTTTCGTGCCGTGACGAGGTTTAACCTTCAGTCATCACACCGCGCTACCCGCACACCTCCTGACAAAG ACAACACAGAGAGAAGTATGCTGTACAAGATGTCTGGCCGCCTGTCCCCGTCCATAGTGCTGTGTCTCCTGGCCATGGTGTGTGTTGTGTCGTCCGGCAGGGTGGACACCGAGTTTGAATGTCTGATGAAGTGTCTGGGGTGCAGTCAGATGTTCGAG ACTTCCAAGTGGAACGGACTTGCGTGCAAACTGGCGTGTGCAAACACCCCTTACAACTTCAATGGAAATGGGATTGACGCCTTCTGCACTAACTTCGTTGAACCTTGA